The genomic stretch GCCGCACATGACAGAGACATGCATATCATTGCACTGACAGGGCGAGAAGGTGGCCAACTGGCAGAGCTTCTCGTGGAAGGGGATATAGAAATTCGCGTGCCCAGTTGGTCAACGGCGCGCATCCAGGAGGTCCACATCATGGCAATTCACTGTCTCTGCGATTTGATTGATCGCCAACTTCTCGGACAGGAAGGGTAATCGACATGGTCAACGTTAACCTGAAGGTTCTCCTGGTACTGCCGGCTCTGGCTGCATTGTATGGGTGTCAGGCGGCCTTGTTCGCCGGTGCCGTGGGCGGTGCTGCTGCTGCACACGATCAACGTTCGACCGGTACGATGATTGATGATCAGGGCATTGAATTAAAAGCCGCGAAAGCCAACTATGAAGACGACGAGTTAAGGCCGCAAACGCATATTAATGTAACGAGCTTTAACTACATCGTCCTGGTGACTGGGGAGGCGCCAACTCCGGAGTTGCAGCAGCGCATGATCACAATCGTTGAGAATATTCCAAAGGTCTCCAAAGTCTACGACGAAGTGACCGTTGCTGAACCTACCTCGATTGTCTCGCGCAGCAGCGATAGCTACATTACCGCTAAAGTGAAGACCAAACTGTTTACCGTACCGGAGTTTGATGCTACTCGGGTAAAGGTGGTTACGGAAAAGGGTGTTGTCTATTTGATGGGGATCGTGACGCAGGAGGAAGGGAAAAAGGCTGTCGATGCCGCTCGCACCGTGAGCGGCGTTCAAAAAATTGTCAAACTCTTCGAGTATACTGACTGACTTATCGGGTATAGCGGCGGCGTGCGAGAGGGCAGAAAACTTTCCTTTTCGTTTCCCGGCGCTATGCCCCGTGAACCACTGCTTCGTAGATCCGCCTATCCTCTTCACCAAAACAGCATACAGTAATGCGCTCGAATCGGTCGTCATATTCGCGCATTACGGTCACCGCGATAAGTGCCGCGTCCTTCTTGGGGTACCCATAGGCCCCTGTGCTGATAGATGGAAAGGCAATCGTGCTGACACCGTGCTGCCGGGCAAGTTGGAATGCTCTGCGATAACAGCCTTCAAGTAGACGGGGTTCGCCCGCACGGCCCCCTCGCCACACGGGACCTACCGTGTGAATCACCCTTTTGGCCGGTAGTTGAAACCCTGGTGTGATCTTCGCTTCTCCGGTCGGGCAACCACCTAACAATCGGCAGGCTTCTCGCAATTCTGGGCCCGCGGCCCGATGCATCGCGCCATCGACACCGCCGCCGCCAAGCAGTGTACTATTCGCCGCGTTCACAACGGCATCAACATGTAATGTTGTGATGTCAGCTTGTAAAATTTCAATCATTGCACGCCCTCCGTATCGCTAGCGTGACATAGGACACGCAGCGCACTTCAACGGACGGACGACTTATTTTTTAAGCCTAAGATGTGGCCGGGACACCTGCTTGTCTTTACGCTCTGAAGAGCCCGCCTTAGGCTCTTCCTCCGGAAATATCATTCCCCTGCCATTCTCCATCGCGTAAATCGCAAACACCGCATGTACAGGTACGCTGACTTGAAACGGAGAGCCACTAAATCGGGGGCTGAAATAGATCCATTCGCCCCCAAGTTCTAGATTTACAATAGCAGTCGGAAAAATATTTAGTACGACTTTCCCATCGTTGACAAAGTCTCGGGGCACATCGGACTCTTTACCCCCTCCCCCGCGTTAACTAACAAGTACGGCGTCATGTCATTATCCAGAATCCATTCATAAAGGGCTCGCACAAAGTAAGGACGGTTTGGCGTCATGTTCAATTAGAATTCCTGGTGCGAACTAAAAGTAGTCTCGGTCTAAGGGACAAGCGTGCTTCAGACCAACATCAAACGCGATTACTATAAAGTGAAGGCGTCTACATAACGCAACGCGTATTCTCAGGACCTACGTTTATAGATCAGCTCCCAAGTTCTTTTTCTACGTCCGATAGACTTGCCTGGAACGCGTCCCGTTCAAACAATTTCTCGCCGTAAGTGAACAACGGCTTTGCTGAAGAGGGGAGTTTCACACCATAGTGACCCAGCCGCCACAGTAGCGGAGCCATGCAGCAATCCACTAGAGAATACTCATCTGACATAAAATACTGTTTCTGTGAAAACGTTGGTGCAATCGCCGTAAGATTGTCTCGTAAGGTCTTTCTCGCGTTGGCTGCAGCGATTTCATTTGCGCCAGCCAAATCAGGGACCAGTCCATAAAGATCGCGCATAACGCGGTAGCGCAATTGCCGATTGTTAGCCCGCGACACCGGATCCACAGGCATCAATGGTGGGTGCGGAAAACGTTCGTCTAAATACTCCATCATAATCTGGGCGTCATACAGAACCAACTCACGGTCAATCAATGTCAGTATCGCGTTGTACGGATTAAGATCGACCAACTCTTCCGGACGTACGTCATTGTCAACATATTTGATTTCAACATTGATGCCCTTATCCGCAAGGACAA from Gammaproteobacteria bacterium encodes the following:
- a CDS encoding BON domain-containing protein; its protein translation is MVNVNLKVLLVLPALAALYGCQAALFAGAVGGAAAAHDQRSTGTMIDDQGIELKAAKANYEDDELRPQTHINVTSFNYIVLVTGEAPTPELQQRMITIVENIPKVSKVYDEVTVAEPTSIVSRSSDSYITAKVKTKLFTVPEFDATRVKVVTEKGVVYLMGIVTQEEGKKAVDAARTVSGVQKIVKLFEYTD
- a CDS encoding O-acetyl-ADP-ribose deacetylase, encoding MIEILQADITTLHVDAVVNAANSTLLGGGGVDGAMHRAAGPELREACRLLGGCPTGEAKITPGFQLPAKRVIHTVGPVWRGGRAGEPRLLEGCYRRAFQLARQHGVSTIAFPSISTGAYGYPKKDAALIAVTVMREYDDRFERITVCCFGEEDRRIYEAVVHGA
- a CDS encoding ClpXP protease specificity-enhancing factor SspB, translating into MPRDFVNDGKVVLNIFPTAIVNLELGGEWIYFSPRFSGSPFQVSVPVHAVFAIYAMENGRGMIFPEEEPKAGSSERKDKQVSRPHLRLKK
- a CDS encoding glutathione S-transferase N-terminal domain-containing protein, whose protein sequence is MATVATRRSVMVLYSDPSGPIGHSVRIVLADKGINVEIKYVDNDVRPEELVDLNPYNAILTLIDRELVLYDAQIMMEYLDERFPHPPLMPVDPVSRANNRQLRYRVMRDLYGLVPDLAGANEIAAANARKTLRDNLTAIAPTFSQKQYFMSDEYSLVDCCMAPLLWRLGHYGVKLPSSAKPLFTYGEKLFERDAFQASLSDVEKELGS